A region of Arabidopsis thaliana chromosome 5, partial sequence DNA encodes the following proteins:
- the FKBP13 gene encoding FK506-binding protein 13 (FK506-binding protein 13 (FKBP13); FUNCTIONS IN: FK506 binding, peptidyl-prolyl cis-trans isomerase activity; INVOLVED IN: protein folding; LOCATED IN: thylakoid lumen, chloroplast thylakoid lumen, chloroplast; EXPRESSED IN: 22 plant structures; EXPRESSED DURING: 14 growth stages; CONTAINS InterPro DOMAIN/s: Peptidyl-prolyl cis-trans isomerase, FKBP-type (InterPro:IPR001179); BEST Arabidopsis thaliana protein match is: FK506-binding protein 16-2 (TAIR:AT4G39710.1); Has 10267 Blast hits to 9756 proteins in 1768 species: Archae - 130; Bacteria - 5575; Metazoa - 1746; Fungi - 494; Plants - 780; Viruses - 0; Other Eukaryotes - 1542 (source: NCBI BLink).): MSSLGFSVGTCSPPSEKRKCRFLVNNSLNKAEAINLRNKQKVSSDPELSFAQLSSCGRREAIIGFGFSIGLLDNVSALAETTSCEFSVSPSGLAFCDKVVGYGPEAVKGQLIKAHYVGKLENGKVFDSSYNRGKPLTFRIGVGEVIKGWDQGILGSDGIPPMLTGGKRTLRIPPELAYGDRGAGCKGGSCLIPPASVLLFDIEYIGKA, from the exons ATGAGCTCCTTGGGGTTTTCAGTTGGAACTTGTTCTCCTCCaagtgagaaaagaaaatgcagATTTCTTGTGAATAATAGCTTAAACAAAGCAGAGGCTATTAACTTGAGAAACAAGCAAAAAGTTTCTTCTGATCCTGAGTTAAGTTTTGCCCAATTATCCTCATGTGGTAGAAGAGAAGCaattattggttttggtttctctatTGGCTTGCTTGATAATGTTTCTGCATTAGCCGAAACAACTTCTTGTGAATTCTCTGTGTCTCCTTCTGGTCTTGCTTTTTGTGATAAAGTTGTTGGTTATGGTCCTGAAGCTGTTAAAGGGCAACTAATCAAG GCACATTATGTAGGGAAGTTGGAGAATGGGAAAGTCTTTGATAGTAGCTATAATCGAGGGAAACCTCTTACTTTCCGAATTGGTGTTGGTGAG GTGATAAAAGGTTGGGATCAAGGAATCCTTGGCTCTGATGGAATTCCTCCTATGCTTACTG gTGGGAAACGAACATTGAGGATTCCTCCAGAACTCGCGTATGGTGATCGAGGCGCAGGTTGCAAAGGag GCTCATGCCTTATTCCTCCAGCTTCGGTTCTTCTCTTTGACATTGAGTACATAGGTAAAGCTTGA
- a CDS encoding adenine phosphoribosyltransferase (unknown protein; FUNCTIONS IN: molecular_function unknown; INVOLVED IN: biological_process unknown; LOCATED IN: endomembrane system; Has 35333 Blast hits to 34131 proteins in 2444 species: Archae - 798; Bacteria - 22429; Metazoa - 974; Fungi - 991; Plants - 531; Viruses - 0; Other Eukaryotes - 9610 (source: NCBI BLink).): protein MAGIKTSPATIKLFTVLFLILTISSPSPKFVNAFTFPFSFTQYKTLISISRSLLLRVANLRASRGDALGSSRVRAMADEIDRGLGLGFISRAWSVGWDYMWNYAWRKGGIDYGEMYGAIGDLNELMGLVTEFNRAESNADKASSVARSYGKALRVSNKLLRRLLRIFAKSGALREFWEMVQAEVVDGELLQDCLEVGGNDVKSLLQIAKDMAVQFFSSQSRSSDEL from the exons ATGGCCGGGATTAAAACTTCTCCGGCGACGATTAAGCTCTTCACCGTTCTATTCCTCATTCTCACAatctcatctccatcaccCAAATTCGTAAACGCCTTCACTTTCCCATTTTCCTTCACACaatacaaaaccctaatctcaaTCTCACGATCACTCCTCCTCCGCGTCGCAAACCTACGCGCTTCACGTGGAGACGCATTGGGTTCGTCTCGTGTACGAGCAATGGCTGATGAAATCGATCGTggattagggttagggtttataaGCAGAGCTTGGTCTGTTGGTTGGGATTATATGTGGAATTACGCTTGGAGAAAGGGAGGGATTGACTACGGTGAGATGTATGGTGCGATTGGTGATCTCAATGAGCTTATGGGTTTAGTGACTGAGTTTAATAGAGCTGAATCTAATGCTGATAAAGCTAGCTCTGTTGCTCGGAGTTATGGCAAAGCTCTTCGTGTTTCGAACAAATTGCTTCGTCGTCTTCTTAGAATCTTTGCTAAATCG GGTGCATTGAGGGAGTTTTGGGAGATGGTGCAAGCTGAAGTAGTCGATGGAGAGTTACTACAAGACTGTCTCGAAGTAGGCGGAAACGACGTTAAGAGTTTGCTTCAAATAGCAAAGGACATGGCTGtacagtttttttcttctcaaagccGTTCCTCTGATGAACTTTAG
- a CDS encoding histone acetyltransferase (DUF1264) (Protein of unknown function (DUF1264); FUNCTIONS IN: molecular_function unknown; INVOLVED IN: biological_process unknown; LOCATED IN: cellular_component unknown; EXPRESSED IN: seed, leaf; EXPRESSED DURING: seedling growth; CONTAINS InterPro DOMAIN/s: Protein of unknown function DUF1264 (InterPro:IPR010686); BEST Arabidopsis thaliana protein match is: Protein of unknown function (DUF1264) (TAIR:AT4G18920.1); Has 288 Blast hits to 288 proteins in 123 species: Archae - 0; Bacteria - 122; Metazoa - 0; Fungi - 64; Plants - 100; Viruses - 0; Other Eukaryotes - 2 (source: NCBI BLink).) → MASSDERPGAYPARDGSENLPPGDPKTMKTVVMDKGAAMMQSLKPIKQMSLHLCSFACYGHDPSRQIEVNFYVHRLNQDFLQCAVYDCDSSKPHLIGIEYIVSERLFESLDPEEQKLWHSHDYEIQTGLLVTPRVPELVAKTELENIAKTYGKFWCTWQTDRGDKLPLGAPSLMMSPQDVNMGKIKPGLLKKRDDEYGISTESLKTSRVGIMGPEKKNSMADYWVHHGKGLAVDIIETEMQKLAPFP, encoded by the exons atggcGTCGAGCGATGAGCGTCCAGGAGCGTATCCGGCACGTGACGGATCAGAGAACTTACCTCCGGGAGATCCAAAGACGATGAAGACGGTGGTGATGGATAAAGGAGCGGCGATGATGCAATCGTTGAAACCGATCAAACAGATGAGTCTCCATTTGTGTTCTTTCGCTTGTTATGGTCACGATCCTAGCCGTCAGATTGAAGTCAACTTCTATGTTCATCGACTCAACCAAGACTTTCTTCAATGTGCTGTTTACGATTGCGACTCCTCTAAACCCCATCTCATCG GGATCGAGTATATTGTGTCGGAGAGGTTATTTGAGAGTCTTGATCCGGAGGAGCAAAAGCTTTGGCACTCTCATGACTATGAg atcCAAACAGGCCTTCTAGTAACTCCAAGGGTCCCTGAGCTTGTAGCTAAGACAGAGCTTGAAAATATTGCCAAAACTTATGGGAAGTTTTGGTGCACTTGGCAGACCGATCGCG GGGATAAATTGCCACTTGGTGCACCATCACTTATGATGTCACCACAAGACGTGAATATGGGAAAGATCAAGCCAGGGCTATTGAAGAAACGTGACGATGAGTATGGAATCTCGACGGAATCTTTGAAGACGTCTCGAGTTGGAATTATGGGACCGGAGAAGAAAAATTCGATGGCTGATTATTGGGTTCATCACGGAAAAGGATTAGCGGTTGACATAATCGAAACTGAGATGCAGAAATTGGCTCCGTTCCCGTAA
- a CDS encoding GDSL-like Lipase/Acylhydrolase superfamily protein (GDSL-like Lipase/Acylhydrolase superfamily protein; FUNCTIONS IN: hydrolase activity, acting on ester bonds, carboxylesterase activity; INVOLVED IN: lipid metabolic process; LOCATED IN: endomembrane system; EXPRESSED IN: 19 plant structures; EXPRESSED DURING: 13 growth stages; CONTAINS InterPro DOMAIN/s: Lipase, GDSL (InterPro:IPR001087); BEST Arabidopsis thaliana protein match is: GDSL-like Lipase/Acylhydrolase superfamily protein (TAIR:AT4G18970.1); Has 3607 Blast hits to 3571 proteins in 263 species: Archae - 0; Bacteria - 416; Metazoa - 0; Fungi - 74; Plants - 3097; Viruses - 0; Other Eukaryotes - 20 (source: NCBI BLink).) → MARMSLMIMMIMVAVTMINIAKSDPIAPCYFIFGDSLVDNGNNNQLQSLARANYFPYGIDFAAGPTGRFSNGLTTVDVIAQLLGFEDYITPYASARGQDILRGVNYASAAAGIRDETGRQLGGRIAFAGQVANHVNTVSQVVNILGDQNEASNYLSKCIYSIGLGSNDYLNNYFMPTFYSTGNQFSPESYADDLVARYTEQLRVLYTNGARKFALIGVGAIGCSPNELAQNSRDGRTCDERINSANRIFNSKLISIVDAFNQNTPDAKFTYINAYGIFQDIITNPARYGFRVTNAGCCGVGRNNGQITCLPGQAPCLNRNEYVFWDAFHPGEAANIVIGRRSFKREAASDAHPYDIQQLASL, encoded by the exons ATGGCGAGAATGAGtttgatgatcatgatgattATGGTTGCTGTGACCATGATTAACATTGCTAAGAGTGATCCCATTGCACCATGTTACTTCATATTTGGTGACTCTTTGGTTGATAATGGCAACAATAATCAGCTTCAGTCATTAGCTAGAGCTAATTACTTTCCTTACGGTATTGACTTTGCTGCCGGTCCAACCGGTCGGTTTAGCAACGGCTTAACCACTGTCGATGTTATCG CTCAGCTTTTGGGTTTCGAGGACTACATTACACCTTACGCTTCTGCAAGAGGACAAGACATTCTCCGAGGAGTTAACTATGCTTCCGCTGCTGCCGGAATCCGAGACGAAACCGGCAGACAATTG GGAGGTCGAATAGCATTTGCAGGGCAAGTAGCAAATCACGTGAACACTGTGTCACAAGTAGTGAACATACTTGGTGATCAAAACGAAGCCTCGAATTACCTCAGCAAATGCATTTACTCTATCGGATTAGGCAGTAACGATTATCTTAACAACTACTTCATGCCTACTTTTTACTCTACCGGTAACCAGTTCTCCCCCGAATCCTATGCCGACGATCTCGTTGCCCGTTACACCGAACAACTCAGG GTACTGTATACCAATGGAGCGAGGAAGTTTGCGTTGATAGGAGTCGGGGCAATCGGTTGCAGCCCGAACGAGCTAGCTCAAAACAGCAGAGACGGAAGAACGTGTGACGAAAGAATCAACTCAGCGAACAGAATCTTTAACAGCAAACTCATATCTATAGTCGACGCTTTTAACCAGAACACACCAGATGCAAAATTCACTTACATCAACGCTTATGGCATCTTCCAAGACATTATTACAAACCCTGCTCGCTACG GGTTTAGAGTGACAAATGCAGGATGTTGTGGAGTTGGGAGGAACAATGGACAGATAACTTGTCTTCCAGGTCAAGCACCATGTCTAAATAGGAATGAGTATGTGTTTTGGGATGCGTTTCATCCCGGTGAAGCTGCGAATATTGTTATTGGAAGACGATCTTTTAAGCGAGAAGCTGCTTCTGATGCTCATCCTTATGATATTCAGCAGCTAGCATCTCtctaa
- a CDS encoding Haloacid dehalogenase-like hydrolase (HAD) superfamily protein (Haloacid dehalogenase-like hydrolase (HAD) superfamily protein; FUNCTIONS IN: phosphatase activity; EXPRESSED IN: 19 plant structures; EXPRESSED DURING: 10 growth stages; CONTAINS InterPro DOMAIN/s: Dullard-like phosphatase domain (InterPro:IPR011948), NLI interacting factor (InterPro:IPR004274); BEST Arabidopsis thaliana protein match is: Haloacid dehalogenase-like hydrolase (HAD) superfamily protein (TAIR:AT1G29770.1); Has 2652 Blast hits to 2641 proteins in 258 species: Archae - 0; Bacteria - 12; Metazoa - 831; Fungi - 550; Plants - 465; Viruses - 15; Other Eukaryotes - 779 (source: NCBI BLink).): MATKLILKKTTKSISRHQRNYLRRHRKSQIGCSPSPATTTVIATINKSIYRCHRTFLCLFSRHATKGFKILKPREDFQNSPYSLFHERSGKSFDETKKTIVLDLDETLVHSSMEKPEVPYDFVVNPKIDGQILTFFVIKRPGVDEFLKKIGEKYQIVVFTAGLREYASLVLDKLDPERRVISRSFYRDACSEIDGRLVKDLGFVMRDLRRVVIVDDNPNSYALQPENAFPIKPFSDDLEDVELKKLGEFLYGDCVKFEDMRVALKEFVGRDE, encoded by the coding sequence atggcgaCGAAACTCATACTCAAGAAAACGACAAAATCCATCAGCCGTCACCAACGTAACTACCTCCGCCGTCACCGGAAATCTCAGATCGGATGCTCACCGTCTCCGGCCACAACCACCGTAATCGCCACCATCAACAAATCGATCTACAGATGTCATCGaacttttctctgtttgttttctcGTCACGCAACAAAAGGATTCAAAATCCTCAAACCTCGCGAAGATTTTCAGAATTCTCCGTATTCATTGTTTCACGAAAGATCTGGTAAATCATTCGacgagacgaagaagacgatcGTGTTAGATCTAGACGAAACTCTTGTTCATTCATCAATGGAGAAACCAGAAGTACCGTATGATTTCGTCGTGAATCCCAAAATCGACGGTCAGATCTTAACGTTTTTCGTGATCAAACGGCCAGGAGTCGACGAGTTTTTGAAGAAGATCGGAGAAAAGTACCAGATCGTTGTTTTCACGGCGGGATTGAGAGAGTACGCGTCGTTAGTGCTCGATAAATTGGATCCAGAGCGGCGCGTGATATCGCGTAGCTTTTACAGAGACGCGTGTAGCGAAATTGATGGGAGGTTAGTGaaggatttagggtttgtgaTGAGAGATTTGAGGCGCGTGGTGATTGTTGATGATAATCCGAACTCGTACGCGCTTCAACCGGAGAATGCGTTTCCGATTAAACCGTTTTCTGATGATTTGGAAGATGTTGAGTTGAAGAAACTTGGTGAGTTTTTGTATGGTGATTGTGTCAAGTTTGAAGATATGAGAGTTGCTTTGAAGGAGTTTGTTGGAAGAGATGAatga